One window of the Streptomyces sp. ITFR-21 genome contains the following:
- a CDS encoding protein kinase domain-containing protein, with translation MAVSHTGPLLPEPAFRPLSAEDPAAVAGHRISALLGDGALGRVYLAHAPGGRPVALTVARRDAAAPPGFAARFQLAAQAARRVPGGPHTAAVLGAGVDGDRCWLTTGYVPALSLRAAVAGAGPLPTRAVLQLVAGIAEGLRAVHAAGVVHGDLRPAQVLLTAAGPVLKGYGLASVVADPAAGGGPVFLGPEQAGGTAPSRATDVFALGQIAAYASIGAAPFGEGAAGAVLSRVRQEEPDLNELPGELREIVTRCLIKDPALRPSLAQVTAMCAQAAPAASRRFHRHPGPWLPAPLLAAMVPALPPSAAGALPPSAAGALPPSAAGALPPSAAGALPPATTAGALPPATTAGALPPATTAGALPPATTAGAMPPPQGPSRPGPPPAPPAPPAYRPEPPAGPGARRRTAVAGVLIALVLAVGAALAFTGALGTGGSGHHRGAGSAASTGPSVSPRPSAPAAPGAAGTSGAPAAPGAPSPPAASGAPAVPGGGGAAGPVAPPPRTDYQGFRLPAGDALSWRGGPPVVRPGPYSGDFGYTGRADAFATDAHRGTLALLAPRKPGTREECRAGTAGAAVIPRRLVTTGARVCVRSADGTTALLTIRQLTLPGAPLPSATVDVTIWRADESAESGQMGIDRPPPAPNSA, from the coding sequence ATGGCCGTGTCGCACACCGGCCCGCTCCTGCCCGAACCGGCCTTCCGGCCGCTGTCGGCCGAGGACCCGGCAGCCGTCGCGGGACACCGGATCAGCGCACTGCTCGGGGACGGCGCGCTCGGGCGGGTCTACCTCGCGCACGCTCCCGGCGGGCGGCCCGTCGCGCTCACCGTGGCCCGCCGGGACGCCGCCGCGCCGCCCGGCTTCGCCGCCCGCTTCCAGCTCGCCGCGCAGGCCGCACGGCGCGTTCCCGGCGGCCCCCACACGGCCGCGGTGCTCGGCGCCGGCGTCGACGGCGACCGCTGCTGGCTCACCACCGGCTATGTGCCCGCGCTCTCGCTGCGGGCCGCCGTCGCCGGGGCCGGCCCGCTGCCCACCAGGGCGGTGCTGCAGCTGGTGGCCGGCATCGCCGAGGGCCTTCGGGCGGTGCACGCCGCCGGCGTCGTGCACGGCGACCTGCGGCCCGCCCAGGTCCTGCTCACCGCGGCCGGGCCGGTGCTCAAGGGGTACGGTCTCGCGTCGGTCGTGGCGGATCCGGCGGCCGGCGGCGGACCGGTCTTCCTCGGCCCCGAACAGGCCGGCGGCACGGCGCCCTCGCGCGCCACCGACGTCTTCGCGCTCGGCCAGATCGCCGCCTACGCCTCGATCGGCGCGGCGCCCTTCGGGGAGGGCGCGGCCGGCGCGGTGCTGTCCCGGGTCCGGCAGGAGGAGCCGGACCTCAACGAACTGCCGGGCGAACTGCGGGAGATCGTCACCCGCTGCCTGATCAAGGACCCGGCGCTGCGCCCCTCGCTGGCCCAGGTCACGGCGATGTGCGCGCAGGCCGCCCCGGCGGCCTCCCGCCGCTTCCACCGGCACCCCGGGCCGTGGCTGCCGGCGCCGCTGCTGGCCGCGATGGTGCCGGCCCTGCCGCCGTCCGCCGCCGGGGCGCTGCCGCCGTCCGCCGCCGGGGCGCTGCCGCCGTCCGCCGCCGGGGCGCTGCCGCCGTCCGCCGCCGGGGCGCTGCCGCCGGCCACCACCGCCGGGGCGCTGCCGCCGGCCACCACCGCCGGGGCGCTGCCGCCGGCCACCACCGCCGGGGCGCTGCCGCCGGCCACCACCGCCGGAGCGATGCCGCCGCCGCAGGGTCCGTCCCGGCCGGGACCGCCGCCGGCGCCGCCCGCTCCACCGGCGTACCGCCCCGAGCCGCCGGCCGGGCCCGGCGCCCGGCGCCGGACGGCCGTGGCGGGCGTGCTGATCGCGCTGGTGCTCGCCGTCGGCGCGGCTCTGGCGTTCACCGGCGCCCTCGGCACCGGCGGTTCGGGGCACCACCGGGGCGCCGGGTCCGCCGCTTCCACCGGCCCGAGCGTGTCCCCGCGCCCGAGCGCGCCCGCCGCCCCGGGCGCGGCAGGCACCTCCGGCGCGCCCGCCGCCCCGGGGGCCCCGAGCCCGCCCGCCGCCTCCGGCGCGCCGGCCGTTCCGGGTGGCGGGGGAGCCGCGGGTCCGGTCGCGCCCCCGCCGCGGACCGACTACCAGGGGTTCCGGCTGCCGGCCGGTGACGCCCTGTCCTGGCGGGGCGGCCCGCCGGTGGTGCGGCCGGGCCCGTACAGCGGCGACTTCGGGTACACCGGGCGGGCCGACGCCTTCGCCACCGACGCCCACCGGGGCACCCTGGCACTGCTCGCCCCGCGGAAGCCCGGCACCCGCGAGGAGTGCCGGGCGGGCACCGCCGGGGCCGCCGTCATCCCGCGGCGGCTGGTGACCACCGGCGCGCGGGTCTGCGTGCGGTCGGCCGACGGCACCACCGCGCTGCTGACGATCCGTCAACTGACCTTACCCGGAGCCCCGTTGCCGTCCGCCACGGTCGACGTGACGATCTGGCGGGCGGACGAAAGTGCCGAGAGTGGCCAGATGGGCATCGACCGGCCTCCGCCCGCACCGAATTCCGCGTGA
- a CDS encoding DUF5955 family protein encodes MVGETQVLNDDRSGTAARPGGGGAPGGAVAGLHDAVAWLRRELAAYRPLLPDRAVAEDELDELAVQAAAAGRAGMLPETERLRHSLLLVAAALGSVSALTAPLDALRQAVEILAPPYGGRR; translated from the coding sequence GTGGTGGGGGAGACTCAGGTGCTCAACGACGACCGCAGCGGCACGGCCGCACGGCCGGGCGGGGGCGGCGCGCCGGGGGGTGCGGTAGCGGGCCTGCACGACGCGGTGGCCTGGCTGCGGCGCGAACTGGCCGCGTACCGCCCGCTGTTACCGGACCGCGCGGTGGCGGAGGACGAATTGGACGAGCTGGCGGTGCAGGCGGCCGCGGCCGGCCGGGCCGGCATGCTCCCGGAGACCGAGCGCCTTCGGCACTCCTTGCTCCTGGTGGCTGCCGCGCTGGGCTCGGTCAGCGCGCTGACCGCCCCGCTGGACGCGCTCCGGCAGGCGGTGGAGATCCTGGCGCCGCCGTACGGGGGCCGCCGCTGA